Proteins from one Haemorhous mexicanus isolate bHaeMex1 chromosome 34, bHaeMex1.pri, whole genome shotgun sequence genomic window:
- the LOC132340979 gene encoding zinc finger protein with KRAB and SCAN domains 1-like: MESSEDKSHRVLVLPRPEQELSMESSEDKSHRVLVLPRPEQELGMESSEDKSPRRQNLVAEAVWSGSTAQEGSGEEKPRRSLSRRGCKGRARGSEGERASLGRGGGQSSELGVREQLQDGEKPHKSSELGVREQLQDGGKPHKCPECGKSFKRSSCLIVHQKNHTRQEVRSEGERASLGRGGGSELRAGDP, from the coding sequence atggagagCAGCGAGGACAAATCCCATCGTGTCCTTGTCCTCCCTcggccagagcaggagctgagcatggagagcagCGAGGACAAATCCCATCGTGTCCTTGTCCTCCCTcggccagagcaggagctgggcatggagagCAGCGAGGACAAATCCCCGCGGCGGCAGAACCTGGTGGCAGAGGCCGTTTGGAGCGGCTCCACGGCGCAGGAAGGCAGCGGGGAGGAGAAGCCGCGGAGATCCCtcagcaggaggggctgcaaaggCAGAGCGCGGGGATCCGAGGGggaaagagccagcctgggccggGGAGGGggtcagagctcagagctgggggtccgtgagcagctccaggatggggagaagccccacaagagctcagagctgggggtccgtgagcagctccaggatggaggGAAGCCCCACAAGTGCCCAGAATGCGGGAAGAGCTTCAAGAGAAGCTCCTGCCTGATTGTCCACCAGAAGAACCACACGAGGCAAGAGGTGAGATCCGAGGGggaaagagccagcctgggccggGGAGGGGggtcagagctcagagctggggatccgtga